Within the Bradyrhizobium cosmicum genome, the region TTGATCGCGGCGACGTCGTTGCGCACCGCCATGCCGTCGGCGCCGAAGCTCTTGTCGAGCTGAAAGATCTGCTTGGTGGCAACGCCATTGGCGTTCCAGGAGATCCAGGTCTCGACCGTGGTAGCCGCGCACTGGATGTCGCCGGAGGCGATCGCGAGATGGCGATCCTTCTGCGGGATCTTCTTGATCGTCACGTCGAGGCCGTTCTTCTTGAAGATGCCGGCCTCCTTTGCCAGCGTCAGCGGCGCGAAGCCGGTCCATCCGGAGATGCCGATGCCGACCTTGACGTCGTCGGCGAGCACCGGAGTGGAGGCCGCAAGAGCAATGATTGTCGCAAAAACTTTTGAATTACGCATGATTGTCGTCCTCTTGCCGATCGATGGATTGACGTCCTGTTGATCATTGCCGGTCCATACGGACCGTTGCCCGAAGCGTTGCACGATTTGTGCCGACATCGTCCTCTCAGCCTCCCTTGAATCGGGCGACAAGGCGGTGAGAGTCACCGGGATAGAGCAGTCGCACCGCGGTGATGGTGCGCGCGCTGCGCCAAGTGTAGCGGTCGATCACCAGACAGGGGGCGCCGACGGCGATGTCGAGCGCTTCCGCGGTGCGATCATCCGCAACGATCGCGCTGATCGTATGCTCGGCTTCTGTCCATGGGACATGATGAAGCAGCCAGGTGCCGGGAGGCTCTCGCGAGAAATCCGCGGTCGCGGCATCCGGCACGGATGACAGATCGATCAGCCTGTCCTCGACGGCAAACGGCACGTTGTCGGCGCTATGGCGGCAGGCGATCGCGACCACCTTGCCGGCCTTCTTCACGCCAAGACGCTCACGGTCAGCGGCCGTCGCCGTGCGCAGCTTGCGGTGCATCAGTTCGTAGCCATAGCTGCGGCCGAGCGAGATGATCTCTGCGCGCATGTCCGCGATCTTCAGCACTGCCGACTGATGTTGCGGACGACGCACGAAGGAGCCGGCACGACGACGTCGCTCGATCAGATCGGCCTGTGCTAGCTCCGACAGCGCCTTGTTCACCGTCATGCGCGAGCAGCCATAGCGCGCGACCAGCTCGTGCTCGAACGGAATGCGGTGACCGGGCGGCCACTCGCCAGTCAGGATCCGCTTCTCGATGTCGGCGCGGATGCGCTTGTAGAGCGTCGGCTGGTCGGCGGCATCGGTCGCGAGGCTCATGCGACGAGCCTCCGCACCGATGCGTTGAAGCGTTCGCGCGCAGCTTGCCGCAATCTGTGCCGGCCGCCTTCGACGACCTTGTCGCCGCCCGCCCAGACGCAATCGATCACGCCGCCGCCGGCGGCAAAGATCCAGCCGTCGATGACGGCGTCGCGCGAGCGCCCCGCCAGTGATGGATGCGAAATGTCGAGCGTGACGATATCGGCGCGCGCTCCCGGCGTGAGGCCGACGGTCGGCTGCGCCAGCGCTCGTGCACCGCCCGCGAGCGCGTAGTCGAACAGCGTGCGCCCGGTCGAGCGCCCCGCGCCGCCGGAGAGAACGTTGCGCTCGCGATGCTTGAGCCGCTGGCCATATTCAAGCTGGCGCAACTCGTCGGCTGCGCCGACCAGCACGTTGGAATCGGTGCCGACGCCGAACCCGCCTTCGGCGGCGAGGAATTCGCGCGCCGGAAAGACGCCGTCGCCAAGGCTCGCTTCCGTGATGGGGCAGAGGCCCGCCACCGCACCGGTCTTCGCGAACGCAGCGACTTCCGCCTCGGTCGTGTGGGTGGCGTGAATGAGGCACCAGCGCCGATCGAGAGGCGCGTG harbors:
- the hutC gene encoding histidine utilization repressor, which encodes MSLATDAADQPTLYKRIRADIEKRILTGEWPPGHRIPFEHELVARYGCSRMTVNKALSELAQADLIERRRRAGSFVRRPQHQSAVLKIADMRAEIISLGRSYGYELMHRKLRTATAADRERLGVKKAGKVVAIACRHSADNVPFAVEDRLIDLSSVPDAATADFSREPPGTWLLHHVPWTEAEHTISAIVADDRTAEALDIAVGAPCLVIDRYTWRSARTITAVRLLYPGDSHRLVARFKGG